TCACACCGATGCTTACGTTAACAAAGCTACCTGGAAGAAGCTGTTTTGATTGGTgttaaaaagctgttttcttaTTTAACTTTAAAGGATTGGTGTGATTTTTCCTCAGGTTTCCCTAATGTGGGAAAGAGCAGCATAATCAACAGTCTCAGAGGAAAGCGTGCTTGTAATGTTGGCCTGACAAGGGGTGTTACCAAGTAAGCTCAGTCTGATAAAATCTGTTCCTTTCCTTGTTTGTTGTGTTTCAGTTACCCTGAGTTTGTGTTTCAGTCCATTAGGGGCAAAGCACACCAGTGTGCAGTTTTAAATGCACATTAAAATTTTCAAGATGAAAGGTATTGATATGTGATGCAAGCTCTCTCCAGGGGATAGTGTATAAACttgatgttttgtttgtttaaatttcTATCCTACACAAAGCATATGATGACAAAACATTGAAACTGACTTTATGAAGTACATTCAATCCAACACTGAGCTTTGTGTCTTGCATCCTTCACCATTACCAGTCCTTCATTATCTGCTCACAACGCATTTTTCTCTGAACAGGTCCATGCAAATTGTGCAGCTTGATAAGCAGACAAAGATGCTGGACAGTCCAAGTATAATTGCAGATCCTTCTAACAGTGCCCTCGCTCTGGCCTTGAGAAGTATCATAGACCCTGAAGGATCAGACTCAGCAGATGTGCTTGAAGGAGTAAATGCCATCATAAATCACTGCAGTAAGCAGCAGGTGAGCTCCATCTTTCTTCTTTATCTCTCACTGCATCAGACTTCTCTTTAGGTTTCCTAGGCCAAATAATGAAAGTTCATTTTGCTGTAGCTAATTCTGATAGGTTTTGAACTGCTTTCCCTAACCATGCAAAGTGGCAATGCCAAGTGTGAGCCTTCATCCTTATAAACAGAAGGCAGAACAGCACGCCATGATCCCGACAGCCAGAGTAAACAGCATTGCTCTTAAGACCTATCAGCACACAGAGTGAAAAATGATGATACTGCCTCTATATTGCCTAGGTTACAGTGAAGACCTCAGATCCAACTCTGATTTCACTCTAGTTTCAAGCAAATTAACCTAAGCCTAATTGCCTTTCAGTTCTTTGAGAAGGGTTTTCACAGACCCGTGTGCTGTCCCTTTGCAGCACGTGTCACGTTTGAGACAGCCACAACATGTAGAGTACCAGCATACAATAACAAAAAGCTTCACCCCATGCAGAGTAACACctcttcagaaggctgcaagggtctgcccttcttgttcttcagCCTAGCCATTTATCCCCTCATGTTGATGCAcggcacctgtgtgccctctgttccctttggtggttgctcagagcacctgggcactccatggctcattgctgccagtgctgctcacctgcttctcacagctgtgcccactggggatgaggctgggcccagccccactcccagtcCCCAAACTGTGCACCTACACTGTCTCTGTACACCCACAAGTCTGGTTGAATGGCAGATGAGTTTGTTGATGAAGCAGGCTTTTTGCTTTCTAATGTTTACTCCCACATGAAtgagaaaaacagcttttctcttACTTTGTCCTCACTGTTACCCAACTTTATTTGCACTTTTACTCCTTAAACTGTGAGAGAGATGGGCATCTCTTTCTAAGTGTGCCATTTTCTTTTACCCTAGGTAATGATGCACTATAATATCCCAGATTTCAGGGACTCTGAAGAGTTTTTATCTTTACTGGCTCGGAAGAGAGGCATGCTGAAAAAAGGAGGTGTTCCTGACATAGAAAATATGGCTAAATTAGTGCTTTGTGACTGGACAGGGTATGTATGTTGTGAActttgctctgtgctgctcactTTTTTCTCACTGCTAATCCAGCACAGCAGAAGCACCGAGTTCAGCAAAGCACTTAAAAATGAGaggctgcttttttccttcctttttcacATTTCAGTTGGGTAAAGAGCTGGATTGTCCAACAGATTTAGAGAATGCCATGCACAGAGAATTTTCTGAAGTAGTGAAGGATACATGAGAAGAGTCAAAACCTGTTGTACATTGCTCCATAGTTTTTGTAATGGAAATCTGCTTTCCTCTCAAATACCAAGTCCCTGTTGTTCTCCTCTAGACAGGAAAGGATATGGCAAACTTTCTGTGAAAATTTACGGTGGTTCCTATATTCTGAGGATAGGAATAATGTAACTCAGATTCAGTAATTGACTGTGACTATCTCCCTTGCTGAAGTGACTCAGCTGCTTTTACAGGCAGGTGATTTGTCTTGACAAAGTGCTATTGCATTTTCCACTCAGGAGTGGGCTATCCCCTTAATACTGTTGACAACTTCAGAGTCAAATTTTAATAACTATTGAACTGCTGTTAAACCCTTATTAGTTTGAGAGCTTTGTGCTCtgggctttatttttaaatacagtgaTTTAACTGTGTTATCTTTAGTTGTTTTTTAatgctggtttttatttttttcagagccAGAGTAAAGTACTACTCACAACCTCCAGGATTTCAGAAACCACCACCCTATCTTACAGAACAAAAAATAGCTGAAATGCAGGAAGGCTTTAATTTAAATAACCTAGAACAAGAAAACAGCATCACTGTTAAAGGTAGGACTCTTCTATAATAGACTACCATTAACCATCGAGTCACAGATTGGCCTGGGTTGGGAGGGGCCTCAAAGACCAACTTGTTCCAAaccccctgctctgggcagggccacCTTTCACTCAGACCAGATTAGTCAGAGCCCCCTCCAGCTTGGCCtcgaacacttccagggatggggcagccacagcttctctgggaaacctgtgccaggtcctcaccatcctcacagtaaatatttttttcctgctatctAATCTAAATCCACCTAGGTAAACTTAACTGTACTCAAATCCAGGATTTCCAGCTCCTAGCAGTTTTCTGTAGATGCCTCAGGGGAAGCTTTTCTCAGAGAATTTCCTTGCCTTGGTGGCAGAACCTGTGTGGGAGCCCTGTGTGTGGCAGGGAGGGGGCAGAACTGCAGTGTCCCTGCTTGGGGGCTGGGCATTCCATCTGTGCTAAATGACAGGAACTGAATAGACACTtgtgttttctgcagctttAAAGCACCCCACTCCAGCAAACAGCATTGCTTTTCAGTCAGCTGGAATGACAAATGGGACAATAGAGGAAAATAAAGTGATAGAGAAAGGACCAGAGTGGGGAAACATGGAAACAagcaaggaggaggaagaagaagaagaggatgaagaggaaTTCACAGAaagtgatgatgatgaagatgatgtggaagaagatgatgatgatgatgataccAGAGAGGTAAATGAGGGTTTCACTAtggttgggcttttttcctgAATTAAGGAAACAACATTGTTCAAGTCGGCCTCAGTGGTGAGGCTCAGCTATACAAGGGCCTATCCACACTTTCCCCAGGCTCTGTTCGGTTTCATTTGCGTGGGAGATTTCATTAGTGATGTTAAAATAATATCTGACCTCTGACTTGTAGGAAAGCCAAGTTCAGGTCACCAGAAAAGCAAAGCCTGGAAAACGCCAAACGAATCCTACAAATTCCAAAGAGCAAAGGGCAGGTGTGTATTGAGAACCCTGCCTTAAGGATGGGTTCTGGGAGCTCCAGGATTTGCACTGGTTTCACTAACACATGATCTTCTCTTCTCAGGAAATGAACGTTCCAGATCACTGTCCTTCAGCTTAGATAAACCAGCAGATGAAGATGATGCCTATGATTTTAATACAGATTATGTGTAACAAATCAGGTGGGAAGGCACTGTTTGGAGAGCTGCTACTGGCTTTCAGAACAGTCAGGAAGACTGGGGTTGTAGCAGGAGCTGGTGGAGTGCTGCAgaaccagagctgctgcagactcaGTTGCAGCTGTGTCAAATAATGTACATAATATGCATCTCCCTTGATAGCTCCAGATTTTATACAGGTCTAGGAAACTGATCGTTATTCAGCTTTGTCATAAAGTTTATTTCCGCTATTAAAGCCTATTTAAAAAATTCCTAGTAGACTCACTTAGTCTGTTCATTTTGCTTTATAAAATACCTTTCAAGACGATAAACCCTTGTCTTTGAAAAATTATATGTTTCATTCTATTCACGTTCGAACAACAAATCTAAGTTTTCCCTAGAGGATTACAAAGGATTACATTTTACCCTTAGACCATGACTTTAGACAGTGACTTTTCAGTACATTTTTGCAAAACTTGTAGAATTTTCACAAGTAAAGGTTGGCTAGAAAATGCTCCTTATTTCAATTAGATACAAGGTAATTTACCCAAATACAGTTTTATGTTCTGAACCTTCACTGGGAATGGTAAATGACATTTCATTAGTAATCCATCTCCCCTGGGGAATAAGTGGATTGATCTTACAGTGCTCTTGAACAAGAGTGTTGTTACCTGATGGCACCTGTTACACCTGGCAATAACTGGCCAATATAAAGCAAAACACTGCCCTGTGCAATAAGgatgtgctgctgtgcccagcctgtaGCAGAAGTGGGACTTCAAGAGAATTGCCAAgaggccctgcagctgctctaaGAGTTAAGTGTTTATAATAAATGCCTGACAGTAAATATCTCCTGTacatctgttttcttcctgttaggtgaaaagtatttctgttttctttgataAACAAGTGTGCTGAAGCATAGATTCTCATGGACAGCTTAAAAAGATGTCAGGTGCCTACACAGGCAGTTCCTTTAAGCTTGCTAAAACACAGCTTGCTCAGCTGAATTACATTGGTGTCTGCTAAtccaagtaaaatatttgaaagttgGTAAGTGAATTTACTTCACTACTCTTAACTGCTTCAAGGACAAGAACAGTTCTTGTTCTAATTGTTcatcaaaacccaggaaaagaaacaatagGTAACAAACCAGATTAGCATATCCATGACAGAACTACAGGCAGTGACTGCAATGAGAGCAGCAGTTGAAATCCTTTTAAAGCAGAACTAAAACCACAATCCCAGACATGAAGGAGTCCtttacctctgctgccctgttTCAGACCAGGCAGACTCAGCTGTCGCTGGATGAACACAAAGCCTTTTGTCTGAACATCCTTCACCAGCCTGAATGCAAACCTCTGTTAAATGGAGTAGTTGGCACAGTGGCTGCTGGGATTTATCAGCTAATCATAACTATCACTCAACAATACAActataaaaaaccaaaccaacttACCTGTAGCACAGGTGATGGACAGCTGGCTGCAGAGGGCATAGGCATCTCATTTGATGAGTTCCCAGATGGGGAAAGGCACAGCAGGAAAAACTATTAACAGAGCACACTCAAGAGAACTATGAAGAACTCAACAGTAACAAAATTAATCTCTTAATTAATACAGTCTGTTCCCCAAAATAAGTAGCTTGTACTATTTTAGAATTAGATTGCTTTCACAAAGACTAAATGAATTCACTGTGGCTTTAATCACTTGCTACTGTGTACAAAAGAAATACTTCCTATATCAAGACTGGAATTAGATTGCCATTTATCTGAGGCTGGAGTCAGCATGTTACAATTAGCTTTATTTTTGAACAAAGTTTCATCCACcactttacaaaaaaaatggTTTAGTGTTCACTGGCAGTTAAAACCATTTTGCATAGTGAAATAATACTCAAAGGATTAATCTTTCAAAAAGGATTCAATTTTGCAGAATTCTGTACAAAAGACTTAAACAAAAATGGTTGGGAGGAGATTTCATGCAAGAAAGGGTTGTTGAGGGAATTATTTTACAGgataacaaaaccaaacaacaaaacaaaacccaggcAGCTATAATTACAGTACATTGCTGTGCAAGATTTGCTGGTGCAAGCACCAGCTGAATTTGAATCTTGTTCTTAGAAACTTTGTTTCTGTAATTGATAAAATGATCCCCTGTTAGAAGAATTGAGTAAAGAGCAGGAGAACACAACTGAAATGACATAAACAAAAGTGCTCATTTGTGGAGATCTTCCCCTTGTTTTCTGTAGTGCTGCTGGAGTAGCATCTTGTGTCACACAGGTGACATGAGCCTCCTTTGGACCTGTGCATTTCAGAACTGCACCTGAATAAGTGCATCATCTTGTGCTCCAGAAGGCAAGGTCGGCTCTGTACTGCAAATtggctaaaagaaaaatattctgcttgGCTCCAGAAGTTTCCTGAGAAAACATCATCATTTATTCAAATGGACTCTACTTTGCTTCATAGGCTTCCGAGTGTCTGCGGATCAGGTTGAACTTGCCTGCAGGGTCAGGGACATACCACTTCTCCCAGACTTCAGCATAGGAAGCTGTTCTTCCCCAGGGCTTGAAATGTCCATTCCAGTGGAGCAGCTTGGCAGCTTCCACAAACTGAGAAGAGTACCTTTTCCCAGCACTAGACCCTTAAATTGAAAAAGAAGCATTAGTGTTGGAAATAAAGGCAGCCGAAACAGCAATGTGCAAAATGTTAACTTCAAAACAAAGGATTGAACCAAGGAAATCTTATCATTTATGGGGAAAGGAGGTAATAGGGGAAGCAGAAATAAAGGCAAAGTGAAAAACAATCATGTTACTTGGATCTCTCTGTGTCTATTTTCATACACTGCCTTAACTGACAAATTCTTTAAAATCTGCTTAACACCCAGATGAATTCAGCAGCCTATGTGTTCTTCATCAGAAACATAACCTGAAAaagctctcccagcactggggtTTTACCAGTAGAACAGACATGAATGTCTgctcttttgaaagttttggaAAAAACACCTTGGATCACATCAGATACAATATATTTGTGGAAAATGAGAGGTACTTTGAGTGAGTCAGTTCAAGAACTAACCCCCAGCAGTTTGAGAAAGACTCAGGCCCACGATGGAATTGCAAAGCTGTTTTTCCTAAAGAACAAAGGACAGAATAGGGGAATACAAGCTCACTTTGCTAGATCATCAACAAGGTGTCCAGCTACAGGCCTGGAAAAACACCCCCGGGGAGCAGCATTACAAACACTTCATACATACCAAGATGTCGGACGTTCCACATGGGATCAATGCTGGAATGTTGCTTGTAAAACACAATTAGCAGGGGAGGTGTTGTGATGCTGCCAGCCAGAGTCTTACTGTAGAGCTCCTCTCTGCAAGTTGAAAGGATGCTGATCAGTTGGTTTTTCACTTGCAGCAGAGATACACGCACAGCCTTCCACTGAAGAGGGAAATGCCACCAGCAGAAGCcaagccctgagctgctggcaccCCTAGCCTGGGGTACTTACACCACATTAAGTGCCATCCACTTCTCCAGTTGTTTAGTGATATTC
The Taeniopygia guttata chromosome 12, bTaeGut7.mat, whole genome shotgun sequence DNA segment above includes these coding regions:
- the GNL3 gene encoding guanine nucleotide-binding protein-like 3, translated to MKRPKLRKASKRLSCHKRYKIQKKIREHHRKVRKEAKKRGHKKPKKDPGIPSAAPFKEELLREAEQRKQRLEELKQKQKLNRQKEHEKKRKLEAKKNAATIEEKAEGKDSSGKSKGKTKKTLNKNSKKSCCRELMKVLETSDVVLEVLDARDPMGCRCPQLEQAVTSSGGNKKLLLVLNKIDLVPKDNVEKWLNYLKKEFPTVAFKSATIMKDKTMQVQVTKRHARVDFAETSQYFGSKCLLKLLQGYGKTQDKAIRVGVVGFPNVGKSSIINSLRGKRACNVGLTRGVTKSMQIVQLDKQTKMLDSPSIIADPSNSALALALRSIIDPEGSDSADVLEGVNAIINHCSKQQVMMHYNIPDFRDSEEFLSLLARKRGMLKKGGVPDIENMAKLVLCDWTGARVKYYSQPPGFQKPPPYLTEQKIAEMQEGFNLNNLEQENSITVKALKHPTPANSIAFQSAGMTNGTIEENKVIEKGPEWGNMETSKEEEEEEEDEEEFTESDDDEDDVEEDDDDDDTREESQVQVTRKAKPGKRQTNPTNSKEQRAGNERSRSLSFSLDKPADEDDAYDFNTDYV